TTGGAATTGTTGGATTAAATGGTTCCGGCAAAAGTACGCTCTTGAAAATTATCTCAGGAATATTAAAGCCGTCAAGCGGATCAGTCGAAGTCAGGGGCAGTATTTCTCCTTTAATTGAATTGGGCGCCGGTTTTGATTTTAATTTAACAGCAAGAGAAAATGTAATACTTAATGGCCTGGTTTTAGGTTATACAAAAAAACAAATGCAGGACAGGATGGATGAAATTATTGAATTTTCGGAGTTGCAGGAATTTATGAACGTAGCGGTAAAAAACTTTTCGTCAGGAATGATCGCACGTTTAGGTTTTGCAATTGCTACTTCAGTAAGACCGGAGATATTAATTGTTGACGAGATTCTATCTGTAGGCGATTTTTTATTTCAGAAAAAATGCGAAGAGAGAATGGCAAATATGATGGCTGGTGGAACGACAGTTATCATCGTATCACATTCAATTGATCAAATTGAAAGACTTTGTAAACACGTTTTGTGGATAGAAAAAGGCCACATGGTGATGCAGGGTGAAGCACTAGAGGTATGTGATGCATATAAAAAAAGCTCCAAGTAAATAAAGGTCAGATTTTAATATTTGCAATAAAAATGTAGAAATTTATAAGCGTGAAAGGCATATAATATGAAAGAAAAATCAGTCATACGGTATTCAATTGATTCTATATTGAAGAAAAATGGTAATGTATTGGTAACCGGCTGGGCTTATGACAGTATCAGCAATACTCCGGTCGAATTGTCGCTGTTGGAGGACAGCTCGGCGGGTGTAGCCTTTAAACGGATGCATCGGGTGGATGTTAATCAGAAGTGCAAAATTGAAGAAAATGTAAAGATCGGGTTTGAAATTATTTTTGATATGACCTGGTGGAAAAAGAAGACAAAATTAAAGCTGACAACTGCAAATCAGTCGAGCTATGAGCTGGTAAACCTGAGTTTGAATAGAGAAGTTGACTTTACAGGCAATACATTAAGATCGAAAATCAGTCTTAATGCTAAAAAAGTGGCTTTGGGCGCTAAATATTTCTATAACAATGGTTTAAAAGATACGGCCAGACGAATAAAGTCGGAAATCAGCTATGAATTTTTGGAAGACTACAAAAAATGGATTGAAGCCAACGAAAAGTATGATGCTGAAGAGGTAATGGAGAGCATTGACCATTTTGAAAAGAAACCAATGATATCTATCATACTGCCAGTGTATAACACTGAGGAAAAATGGTTGAGAAAATGCATTGAGTCGGTGCGCCGGCAATATTATACAAATTGGGAATTATGTATTGCAGATGACAATTCCAGCCAGAATCATGTTAAGCAGGTACTTGAAGAGTATAAAAAAACGGATAGTAGAATTAAAGTAGTCTATCGAGATAATAATGGACACATTTCAGAATCATCAAATTCAGCTTTGGAAATTGCTGAGGGCGAATATGTAGCTTTTCTGGACCATGATGACATATTGGCACCGTTTGCCTTATATCAAATGGTCAAAGAAGTTAATAAACATGATGAAGCTGATATTATTTACTCTGACGAGGATAAAATAAATAAATTTGAAAAGCGAAGCAAGCCTTTTTTCAAGCCGGATTGGTCGCCTGATACATTGATGTCGCAAAATTATATTTGCCATTTTCTGATGATTAAACGAACACTGGTGGAGGAAGTCGGCGGCTTCCGTGCCGGTTATGAAGGCGCACAGGATCATGATTTAGTCCTGAGATGTACAGAAAAAACAAAAAATATTTACCATGTTCCGGAAGTGCTTTATCATTGGAGAATGATAGATAGTTCAACTGCCAGAAATCCTAAAGCGAAAACATATGCTTTTGATGCAGGCAAAAAGGCCGTCGAGTCAGCGCTTTTAAGACGAAACATCAAAGGAACAGTTACGAGTGGAAAAATGATGGGAACTTATACGGTAACTTACGATATTATCGGAAATCCCAAAGTATCTATCCTGATTCCGACAAAAGACCATGCTAAAGATTTAAAAATCTGTCTTGAATCGATCTTGAAGAAAACAAAATATGAAAATTTTGAAATCATCATTATCGATAACGGAAGCAAGCAGGAAGAAACCTTTGCTTTGTTTGAACATTATAAACAGATATTAAAAGAACGCTTTATTGTTTTGGATTTAGATGTACCGTTTAATTATTCTTTCCTTAACAACGAAGGGGTGAAAAAAGCGACTGGTGACTATGTCCTCTTGCTTAATAATGATATTCAGATTCTGACTGACAGCTGGTTGGAAAAAATGTTGGGATATGCCCAGCAGGAACATATTGGTGCGGTTGGGGCAAAATTATACTATAAAGATGGAACTGTACAGCATTCGGGTGTTGTAATTGGTCTTGGTGGCGTTGCAGGACACAGTCATAAATACTATAGCGGTAAAAATACAGGCTATTTTAACCGACTGACTATTGACTCGAACTATGCTGGTGTGACCGGTGCTTGTCTTTTGGTTGAGAAGAATAAATTTTTGGCGATGGAAGGACTCGACGCAGAGAATTTATCGATTGCCTTTAATGATGTGGATTTTTGTCTCAAATTAATCGATAGTGGTTATTACAATGTTTGTTTGACCCAAGTGGAATGTATTCATTATGAATCAAAATCACGAGGGAAAGAAGATACTAAAGAAAAACAGGAACGTTTTGAAAGAGAAATCATCTTTATGAAAAACAAATGGGGTAAATATATTATGGGTGACCCATTCTATAATAAAAATTTAACGATGGATCGAGAAGATTTTAGTATGAACCGGAATTTTTAAAAAATTCAAATGGTTTTTTAAGAAAAAAGAGATAGAATATCTGTGTAGCTTATTATTTTGGATATTGTCAAAAAGTTTTAATTAAGGTAGACAGTGAAGCCCTCATCGTATGGTAAAGATGAGGGCTTTGTTAAGTCAGAGATATAGACAAAATGTAACAAATGAAAACAAATAAATTGACGCTTGGATTTTTTCGTGATATGATCGCTGCAAATAATAGAGAAAATTTGAAATAAAATGATGCCTTAAGGCGTTAACTTGATAGTAATTGCAAAAAGGATCGGAAGAATAAGGCAATGCCTGCGCTTAAGTAAAATAATTTGCAATTAACCATTAATATAATAAAGGAGAATAAAAGTGAATACGACAAAGGGAATGAAGCGGCAATGGCTCATTCCAATTATTTTAATTACGTTAATTGCGGTGATACTGCCTCAATACAGTGCAAGTCAGACAGTGCAGGCCAGCGGGGCGACAATTGTGGTTAATCCCGGACATTTGGATGGGGTAGATCCCGGAGCGGTGAACTCATCTCTGGGAATCCGGGAAGTGGATGTGAATAACGCTTTAGCTATCAAGGTTGTAACAACGTTGAGAAATGCCGGCTATAACGCCATGTTAAGTCATCCGATTCCCAACAACCCGGGTCTTCCTACGCTTTTGTCCAGTGTCCCGGATTATAATGTATACTCCACGACAATCTGCAATACTGCCAATGAAATAGACGCAGACCTTCTAATCAGTATTCATCATAATTCTGGATCTTCTTCCAGCAGCGGGGTTGAACTTTATTGGTCCAGCTATCATCCTTCTGTTGATAATGATGGGATTTATCAGGCTTATGGGCTTTGGTCCGGTGGAGTTTCTGCAGATTTAGACAGTACACCGCCAGCGATTGCAGTGGAATCCAAAGATTTGGCAGTCTTGTTTAATTCATATTTCAAAAACCTGGGTTATGTTCCGTCCAATGGTCGGATTATTGAACGGGATGATGCCATTACCAGAAAAACCAGTATGCCTTCAGTACTGATTGAAGCGGGTTATCTTTCAAATAGTTCGGAAGCTCAGAAACTTACAAATGCTTCCAATCAACAGAAAATGGCGGATCAGATTCTGGCAGCTATCAATGAATGGATGGCTATTGTTCAACCAATGACTGCCGATTCAGTGAGTGCTAAGGTCAGCAATCAGACGATTACGGCTACAGTCAGTGGGATAACAGCTCCTAACGGAATCAGCAATATCTACTTTCCGACCTGGAGTGAAAAAGGTGGGCAGGATGATCTGTTCTGGTATAAGGGTATCAAACAGAGCGATGGTTCCTATAAAGTGGAAATTGATATAAGCAAACATAATGGCGATAGTGGCAATTATTTAATCCACTGTTATGGTGAGGATAAATCGGGTAAAACGACTTTCCTCGGCTCAACTGCGGCAACTATTGGGGAGTCGAGGTCCGATCCAATGTCAGCTGAAGCGGTCACTGCTACAGCTGAAGATGGAATTATCAGTGTATCACTAACTGGAATAACATCGCCAAATGGATTGACTAAAGTTTTAGTACCAACCTGGAGTGAAAAAGACGGACAGGATGACCTGGTTTGGTATGAGGCGAAAAAACAGAGTGATGGCAGTTACAAAGTGGAAATCGATACGGCTGATCACAAGCAGACAACAGGCAAATATATTATTCACTGCTATGGTGTTGATAATTATGGAACGACGACCTTTTTAGGAGCGGAAACGGTACAAGTTGGGACAATAATGGCAGCCAGTACGGTACAGGTTGAACTATCTGGTTCTGAAATTACAGTTAAACTCGGTGGGATTTCGGCCCCTAATGGTTTGGCGCGATTACTGGTTCCGACCTGGAGTGATAAAGACGGACAGGATGATTTAATCTGGTACGAGGCGAAAAAGCAGAGTGACGGATCTTATCAGCTGACCATTGATATTAAGGACCATAAAGGGGATAGTGGTGTGTATAATATCCACTGTTATGGCGTTGATAATGACGGCGAGTACGTCTTGTTGGCTACAAAAACGATTGATGTAAGCAGTGTGGAAGCGCCGGAAGAAGTACCAGAGGAAATGATAGCCGATTCAGTTTCAGCCAGTCTTTTGGGTAAGGAAATGACGGTCTCTATTGAAGGGGTCGTTGCCCCCAACGGAATAAAAGAAATTCTGGTACCAACATGGAGTGAAGTAAATGGGCAGGACGATCTGGTCTGGTATAAGGCCGAGGAAATCGATGAGGAGACCTATGAACTGATAGTTGATGTCGATGACCATAACGGTGATATCGGAAACTATCATTTCCATGTTTATGGAGTGGAAACCGATGGTTCGATTGTATTTTTAGGCGCGGCAACAGAGGAAATGCCTGAGCTTATACCGATTGCGGGCGATCCGCAGGTGACCGTTGATCAGCTGGTTGAAGCTTATGAAGACAGCGGGAAGACTTTTCCGGCGCTGTATATTGAGCGTGGAGTGGATTTAGAGACTTTCTGCCAGCTGTATTACGATGAAGCTGTGGCGGAAGGAATCCGACCGGAAGTGGCCTTTGCTCAGATGCTACTGGAAACCGGCTATCTTCAGTATGGTGGACAGGTAAAGGTGACGCAATTTAATTTTGCAGGTCTGGGTGCTGTAGATGGTGGAACTGGCGGATTCGATTTTGCTAAAGCTTACGGAGATGATAAAACCGGGATTCAAATGGGAATCCGTGGACATATTCAGCATTTAAAATGCTACGCTAACGATAAAGACCTGACCAATGAGAACGTTGATCCGCGATGGAATGAAAAGCTGCGTGGAAAAGCCGAATATCTTTACTGGTTAAGTATTCCTAATAATCCTTACGGAACAGGCTGGGCCTCTGACCCTAATTATGGAATTAAACTGAAAAATAAAATTAAGGACATAATGGAATAGCATCAATGCCGTGGCCTTGCGGGGAACATAATTTGTTCCTCTGGCAAGGGCGGCATTTTTTCGTATGAATTGGGTCAAGAAAAAAGTTTGTTTTTTAGACGATAAAAATTATGTGACAGTCATATATTTAAATAGCTTTAATGAATAATTCTTGAAATAAAGGAGAACGCTGTCAGTGAGGAATGAAATAAAGGTGATAAAAAAAATATTGCCGATGATTATTGTTTTTACGTTATTTTTAACGGGGTCTGTTTTAGCGATTGAAACTGATGCAGGGGATATCACTTCAGAAGTAATTGAGACAGAAAACAGTTATAGTCTTGTAATCAGTGAAGCTGGAGGCAATCAGTTTCAGGTCAAAACAGTTGGCTTGAGCGATGAAGAAAATATTAACACAGTCACTTTTCCTGTCTGGACAGAAAGAAATGGTCAGGATGATATAATCTGGTACAATGGTGAATTGCAGAGTGATGGTGAGTATGCGCTTAAGGTTTCAATCAGCGACCATCATTTTGAAACCGGAATGTATCATATCCATTGTTATATCGCAAAAAGGGATGGGACTATTCTGCCTGTACTGACCAAACAGTTTCAAAAAGAAAAAACAAATTTTCAGATTGATGATCAAACGGTTATAGGTGATCAATATAATATTTTCTTTTCGGGAGTCAATAGCATTAATGGTGTCCAAGAGGTCTTAATCCCGACCTGGAGTGAAAGCGGAGGTCAGGATGATATACGCTGGGAAAAGGCGGATTATATCGGTGCAAACAGCTGGAAAGTCAGTATCAATCTTTCAAACTACCAAAAAAGCTATGATCGATATTTAAGTCATATTTATTTAAAAGATTTAGATGGAAATTTAAATTTTCTTGGACAGACAAAAGAAACTATTGATAACCCATTTTTGACGGAGTCTGTGAGCAGTAATCTATCACCTGATACAGAAAATATGAGATTTACCGTTTCAACCGCTAATCTTTCCACAAAAGCGGGGGTTAAGGACGTATATTTTGCTGTTTGGACAGAACGTAACGGTCAGGATGAAATTAAATGGCTGGCGGGGACAAAAGTCGGAAATGAGTATCAGGCTGAGGTCAAACTTGAAGAGCATAACTTCGAAACTGGGAAATATAGTGTTCATACATATGTTTATGGTAGAGAAAATGAAATAATTTCGGTTGGGGCAGAAAGTCTTTCGGTTGAGAAGGCCACACCGATTATTGAATATGATAAGGCTGTTCTCGATAATATTTATAAAGTCAGGATAAAAGATGTCTCCAGCAGCAAGGGTGTTAATGCGGTTTTTCTGCCTACCTGGAGTCTAGATGGCGGACAGGATGACCTGCACTTTGAGCTGGCTTCATATCTTGGTGACAATACCTGGGAGGCAACAATTGATCTGGAAAAATATAATCATGTAGTAGATACATTTCCAACGCATGGTTATATTCAGAATCAGGAGGGGGGAATGGAATATCAAACTTGCAGTAACAAAGTGATTACTCAGGATACCAGAACACTCTATGGTTTTTTTGCCTATCCGGTCAGCAAAAGCTACAAACCAAATGCCTCAGATCCGACTGACTGGTTTGGGCCAAGATGGGGTGATATTCATGAAGGAGTTGATATACCGGCTCCCTACTACGCAAAATGTTATTCAGTTTGCAATGGTGTGGTGGAAAAAGCCGGATATTTTATGGGTTATGGCCGCTACATTAGAATCAGAACGGTAGACAGGTATGGTGAATCGGTATCATTCTTTTATGGTCATCTGCAGGAGATTAACGTTAGTGTCGGACAGACTGTTTCGGAAGGCCAGGTTATTGGTTCGGTCGGAGGGTCGGGCTATAACAGCCAGAAAATTTATGTGGATAATGCCTATGGTCCACACCTCCACTTTGGGGCCATTGCCAATGCTGATGATGCCTGTGTCAATCCAGAAATTTGGA
This genomic interval from Eubacteriaceae bacterium ES3 contains the following:
- a CDS encoding ABC transporter ATP-binding protein; the protein is MKNIIEVNNVTMKFNMANEKIDGIKEYFIKLSKRELYYNEFIALNNISVNIEKGDVFGIVGLNGSGKSTLLKIISGILKPSSGSVEVRGSISPLIELGAGFDFNLTARENVILNGLVLGYTKKQMQDRMDEIIEFSELQEFMNVAVKNFSSGMIARLGFAIATSVRPEILIVDEILSVGDFLFQKKCEERMANMMAGGTTVIIVSHSIDQIERLCKHVLWIEKGHMVMQGEALEVCDAYKKSSK
- a CDS encoding glycosyltransferase, with the translated sequence MKEKSVIRYSIDSILKKNGNVLVTGWAYDSISNTPVELSLLEDSSAGVAFKRMHRVDVNQKCKIEENVKIGFEIIFDMTWWKKKTKLKLTTANQSSYELVNLSLNREVDFTGNTLRSKISLNAKKVALGAKYFYNNGLKDTARRIKSEISYEFLEDYKKWIEANEKYDAEEVMESIDHFEKKPMISIILPVYNTEEKWLRKCIESVRRQYYTNWELCIADDNSSQNHVKQVLEEYKKTDSRIKVVYRDNNGHISESSNSALEIAEGEYVAFLDHDDILAPFALYQMVKEVNKHDEADIIYSDEDKINKFEKRSKPFFKPDWSPDTLMSQNYICHFLMIKRTLVEEVGGFRAGYEGAQDHDLVLRCTEKTKNIYHVPEVLYHWRMIDSSTARNPKAKTYAFDAGKKAVESALLRRNIKGTVTSGKMMGTYTVTYDIIGNPKVSILIPTKDHAKDLKICLESILKKTKYENFEIIIIDNGSKQEETFALFEHYKQILKERFIVLDLDVPFNYSFLNNEGVKKATGDYVLLLNNDIQILTDSWLEKMLGYAQQEHIGAVGAKLYYKDGTVQHSGVVIGLGGVAGHSHKYYSGKNTGYFNRLTIDSNYAGVTGACLLVEKNKFLAMEGLDAENLSIAFNDVDFCLKLIDSGYYNVCLTQVECIHYESKSRGKEDTKEKQERFEREIIFMKNKWGKYIMGDPFYNKNLTMDREDFSMNRNF
- a CDS encoding GBS Bsp-like repeat-containing protein; this encodes MNTTKGMKRQWLIPIILITLIAVILPQYSASQTVQASGATIVVNPGHLDGVDPGAVNSSLGIREVDVNNALAIKVVTTLRNAGYNAMLSHPIPNNPGLPTLLSSVPDYNVYSTTICNTANEIDADLLISIHHNSGSSSSSGVELYWSSYHPSVDNDGIYQAYGLWSGGVSADLDSTPPAIAVESKDLAVLFNSYFKNLGYVPSNGRIIERDDAITRKTSMPSVLIEAGYLSNSSEAQKLTNASNQQKMADQILAAINEWMAIVQPMTADSVSAKVSNQTITATVSGITAPNGISNIYFPTWSEKGGQDDLFWYKGIKQSDGSYKVEIDISKHNGDSGNYLIHCYGEDKSGKTTFLGSTAATIGESRSDPMSAEAVTATAEDGIISVSLTGITSPNGLTKVLVPTWSEKDGQDDLVWYEAKKQSDGSYKVEIDTADHKQTTGKYIIHCYGVDNYGTTTFLGAETVQVGTIMAASTVQVELSGSEITVKLGGISAPNGLARLLVPTWSDKDGQDDLIWYEAKKQSDGSYQLTIDIKDHKGDSGVYNIHCYGVDNDGEYVLLATKTIDVSSVEAPEEVPEEMIADSVSASLLGKEMTVSIEGVVAPNGIKEILVPTWSEVNGQDDLVWYKAEEIDEETYELIVDVDDHNGDIGNYHFHVYGVETDGSIVFLGAATEEMPELIPIAGDPQVTVDQLVEAYEDSGKTFPALYIERGVDLETFCQLYYDEAVAEGIRPEVAFAQMLLETGYLQYGGQVKVTQFNFAGLGAVDGGTGGFDFAKAYGDDKTGIQMGIRGHIQHLKCYANDKDLTNENVDPRWNEKLRGKAEYLYWLSIPNNPYGTGWASDPNYGIKLKNKIKDIME
- a CDS encoding GBS Bsp-like repeat-containing protein, which produces MIKKILPMIIVFTLFLTGSVLAIETDAGDITSEVIETENSYSLVISEAGGNQFQVKTVGLSDEENINTVTFPVWTERNGQDDIIWYNGELQSDGEYALKVSISDHHFETGMYHIHCYIAKRDGTILPVLTKQFQKEKTNFQIDDQTVIGDQYNIFFSGVNSINGVQEVLIPTWSESGGQDDIRWEKADYIGANSWKVSINLSNYQKSYDRYLSHIYLKDLDGNLNFLGQTKETIDNPFLTESVSSNLSPDTENMRFTVSTANLSTKAGVKDVYFAVWTERNGQDEIKWLAGTKVGNEYQAEVKLEEHNFETGKYSVHTYVYGRENEIISVGAESLSVEKATPIIEYDKAVLDNIYKVRIKDVSSSKGVNAVFLPTWSLDGGQDDLHFELASYLGDNTWEATIDLEKYNHVVDTFPTHGYIQNQEGGMEYQTCSNKVITQDTRTLYGFFAYPVSKSYKPNASDPTDWFGPRWGDIHEGVDIPAPYYAKCYSVCNGVVEKAGYFMGYGRYIRIRTVDRYGESVSFFYGHLQEINVSVGQTVSEGQVIGSVGGSGYNSQKIYVDNAYGPHLHFGAIANADDACVNPEIWINFHNPYSNR